The proteins below come from a single Xenopus tropicalis strain Nigerian chromosome 9, UCB_Xtro_10.0, whole genome shotgun sequence genomic window:
- the LOC105948379 gene encoding sprT-like domain-containing protein Spartan: protein MGLFFSSPSCSSEQISTPYSPDFSSVHHSTENVTSQAREKRSVACQTDGDPAVTQPAIEQLSVVDPYWEVLDPKPDIHVLFDDFNKRFFRGLLPPIDLKWSNRLCITAGICIQDNISGKCRIRLNKPLLELRPRKNTVETLLHEMIHYYQRVRGTSDIDHGATFHFHMERINRESGANITVYHDFDREYESLKRHWWKCNGPCAQVVRRLADRTPSSKAHKRKCGGEFIKVREPKRMRTDL from the exons ATGGGCTTGTTTTTCTCATCGCCGAGTTGCTCTTCGGAGCAGATTTCAACACCATATTCACCTGATTTTTCTTCAGTTCATCATTCTACCGAAAATGTAACTTCTCAGGCTCGTGAAAAGCGTTCTGTGGCTTGTCAGACTGATGGGGATCCTGCTGTGACTCAGCCAGCTATTGAGCAGCTGTCGGTTGTGGATCCATATTGGGAGGTGCTGGACCCCAAACCCGATATCCACGTCCTATTTGACGACTTTAATAAGAGATTCTTTCGTGGACTGTTGCCGCCAATTGACCTTAAATGGAGTAACAGGTTATGCAT cacTGCGGGAATTTGCATCCAAGATAATATAAGTGGAAAATGCAGAATTCGCCTGAACAAACCTCTCCTTGAATTACGGCCAAGGAAAAATACAGTGGAA ACGCTCCTGCATGAAATGATCCACTACTACCAGCGAGTCAGAGGAACAAGTGATATAGATCATGGCGCAACCTTTCATTTTCACATGGAGCGAATCAATAGAGAAAGTGGCGCAAATATTACG GTCTATCATGATTTCGATCGAGAATACGAGTCACTGAAGCGCCACTGGTGGAAATGCAATGGCCCCTGTGCACAAGTAGTGAGGCGGCTTGCGGACAGGACTCCGAGCTCCAAGGCGCACAAGCGCAAATGCGGAGGAGAATTTATAAAGGTCCGAGAACCAAAGAGAATGAGAACTGACCTATAG